The genome window agaagataTTCTACATAAGCGCAAGAAAGAATGGGTTAAAGCTATGCAAGAAGATATGAGActgttgcttgagaaccacacctatgacttagtaaagttgcctaaagggaagaaagctctcaagaacaaatgagtttacaaattgaagactgaaaataatagctcttaACAAAGATACAAGGTACTATTAGTCGTGAAATGATtcagtcaaaagaaatgtattaactttaaaaaaatatttctcttatagtgaaaatgtcctctattcgACTTGTTCTTAGTTTGGCTGCTCGtttaaatttagaagttgagtaaAAAACTATATTTCTTTATTGTGACTTAgaaaaagaaatttacatggagcaaccataaGGTTTCAaattcaaaggaaaagaaaatctagtgtacaagcttaggaaaagcttatatggactcaaacaagactcatggtataagaagtttgattcttttatgatgaaccaaggtataatagaaccacatctgatcattatgtATTTACAAGAaagttttcagatgatgatttcattattcttctactatatattgatgatatgttaATTATTAGTCATAATACTGATAAAATTgagaagcttaaaagagagctaagtaaatcatttgccatgaaagacttaggatcgacaAAACAAATACTTGGTATAAAAATTCTTCATTATAGGAAGACTAAAAAGATTTAGCTATCTCAGGACACCTATATTGAAAAGGTTATTGAaaaattcaacatgagtaaagctaaagcagcttgttctccacttgtagatcatttcaagcttagtttgaaataatatcttataagtgagaaaaaaaaaaaagaaatatccaAAGTGTCTTACTCATCTGCGATATGCAGTTTGATATATGATATGATTTGTACtatgccagatatagctcatgcagttagaGTTGTAAGTCGATTTCTCTCTTATCCTAGTAAAAAACATTGGGCAATAgcgaaatagatattaagatatgaggtaattctaggttatgtttatattttagcaATGATGAATCTGTGCTAGAGGGGTACACACAtgtagatatgacatgtgatactGATTTCAAGAAGTCCACTTTGGGTTTCTTGATAACGTTTGCAAGGGAAGCAAtctcttggcaatctaagttatagaattgtgttgctctatcaaccacacaaGCAAAATACATATCAATTACTGAAGCTTGCAAAGAAGCTTTATGAATgaaaaaagtttctataggaattgagtTTGAAACataaaggatatactatttactgtgatagtcagaatgtcattcacctctcaaaaaattcaatatatcattcttaattcaagtATATTGATGCAAGATATTATTAGATTCATGatttgcttgagatgaaagaattgcaCTTGGAAAATATGCATACTAATAAGAATAGATCAGACATATtggcaaagtctttgcctaaggagaaactTGAAGCATATAGGTGAAGAGCGAGCTTAgtatagcccaccatatgagctggaaggAGAGAATTATTAGGTCTAGCCCATAGGTGGGCTTGGACCGATTGATTTGGACATTGAGCCCAAATCTGatgtattaaaaaaaagaaaaaaaaaaagaaatagtggAGATGTGTATAGCAAAGGGTGTGCGACAAGAAGAGGCATGCGATGAAACTATGGTGACGTAGAGAAAAGGAACATTGAgacaaaaggagagaaaaagTTAAGATTTTgaggcatttgctagatgattaagTGGCTAAACTTCGTCGGTTTTGTCTCAAATTTTGTGtgaagaattcttataagaagcTCTACAATCTTAATCGTACCGATCTATAATTTATCTTCTCTGATATGCTTTTATGTTATATCTACTTTGTGAGACTTAAAATTTTTCTTTCGTGAAATTCATCtatggtgatgatgatatgttattgttgagaTAAGATATATGTTGTTGATGTTATTGTGAGACTCTAGTTATTCcggagaagacttattataaacatATTACTATTATTAGTAATTGTAGAAGTTTGAAATATACTACGGTACTGTAgttttttccacattgggttttttacATAAAAATTAAATGTATcattttatgattgatttattgttctaaTGTTTATATTACTttggttaatatttatttttagtaataaattaatattttgatgaagaactttattttgatacacaaatgggggaaaaaaattattccactATAATAGCTTTTCCTAACACATACAAATGGAAAGCTAATTCAATTAAACATTACTTTGTATTTAGGATTGATGCTAATATTCATAGTTGGCGAAAACACATAATCATTTCCAATATTTAATTACGATTTGGATGATCTCAtatcatattataaaaaaattcctCAAGTATTATATTCTTAGTCATATGAATTATTCTAATATTCTTGCATCCCTATAAATTTGTAATTTGACTGAATCTTCCGAACAAGAAATGAAGCATCGAATGACTCAATTCGGACTTTTTCTTTACCCGACAACGAGGCAGACATACGGAGCAATATCTGGAGTAAATCTGAGTCAGCATCTATATTGGACATTGCGTTAACACAGGTACTGCGAATAATAATTACTTGGAAACCGCGCAAGAATTCTCATTGTCCACCACAAATGGACGTAAAATAAAATTCCTAGATTCATGACCGAAGCCAGTGGATCGCACTCTACTCCCCAAAGCAAAAAGGACAGCATCCATGACAGATCAAAACGCAGAAACGTGGAAACAAAACAAGATGGTGAAATGCTTCAACGACGACGAGCGACTCCGACCCATATCAAGGAGAAGGCGCACCAGCTGCGCCGGGATCGACCGTGCCACCTCCACTGCCACCCACCTCCTCGTCCTTGGCATTATCGGCTCCTTGGGATCCGCCGCTCGCGGCGCCCGGCTTCACCTGAATGCCGTCTTCTCCTTTGGATTCCAGAGCTCGGTCCATTCGCGACACGGGACGGAGGTAGCGTCGAGCAAAGACTTGACCCACGTAGCAGGCGGCCGCCACCAAGACGGCGATCACCGTGAGCACGATGAAGACGGGCGCAAAAGAGCCGCTCTTGGAGCCGGAGCCGGAGCCATGCCGAGCTGCGATGTACTGTGGGTAGACGATCGTAGGCTGCTTCGGGGATGACATCAGTCCGCCACTCGCTCGCTGCCTTCTCTGGAGTACTCGGAAGAGTGAGGGGGGAGGCAAAGAGTGTTGGTCTCCCGGTGTGCTTCTTTGAGTGAGACCAAGGCAAAGAATAGATGTCCAAGCTAAAGAATCGATTCTTGCAGAAAGTCGCCATCTTACGCACTTCGAAGCAAGCGGAACGCTGCTGTGATACGTGTGAAATCGCTGTTTACGTTCGTACGAACTCATTTTAGACGGTGAAGCAATCATTGATTTCTCTTTGTCCTCTTCCCATCATCTGAGAGCAGCTAATGAGGCTTCAGTACGACGCACCAACTTCTGCTGCTTtggaaattaaatattaattcaacggatttattttattaatttcaaaattttcattatactgtttctataataataataataataataataataataataataataataataataataataataataataataatgatgatggccAATACTGGGCTGGAGTCAATGATAAATGGGCTTTCTCGTTTGACTTTATGATCCTTTGATCATCGTATGACACGTAACCAGCAACTCGATTCATTTACTTGCATGTTTTCCCGCTCTTTAATATGAAACATGAAGGATAGAACAACACATTAAGTTGACATATCAACTACTTAGGACACATCAATTCTTCCAAGCGACTCAATGCCGTCTCCTAAAAGTGCATCCGTATCCTCCCCCTGCACAATTCTTGAAGCAAGAATCTCCACTGTTCCTTTTTCTTGAAGACAAAGCTGCAGGTGAATCCCATATTTACCTCCGGATAGCCTCCTCTCACGGTCTCACTATGCTTAACTTCCTCCGTCTTGCTTCCAAGCATCGGCGAGCCTCTCTCACCAACTCTTCCTTCCTTAACCTACTGATGCCACAAACCCTTCACCTTACacctctatatatgtatatatatacacacacacgtaCGAATCCATCAACCTCACGACACAAACCATCATTGAAGACGAGGAACACACAGAGGAAAGAAGACGATGGGTTGTTTCCATGCTTCCATTGTCATCGTGCTCCTGGGCTTTCTCATGCTTGTTTCGGTACCGACAGAAGCTGCCACAAAGAAGTACCAGTTTGATGTGAGTAGTGCTTCTGCTTCCACGACGTTACAGATCTCATCTTTCTCTGTCCCATGTCCATGGTTTCTGCTGCTTCAGGTCGTCGTGAGCAACGTGAGCAGGCTCTGCCATGCGAAGCCGGTCGTCACCGTCAACGGGCGGCTCCCCGGGCCTACCATCTACGCTCGGGAAGGAGATCGGCTGATCGTTAACGTCACCAACTACGCGCAGTACAACATGACCATCCACTGGTACATGACTCGAACACATCACACGCTGATTCCAAGATCTAAACATGCACGGTCATGGTGGGCAGGCACGGGGTGAAGCAGCTCCGAAATGGGTGGGCGGACGGGCCGGCTTACGTTACACAGTGCCCCATTCGCAGTGGCGGCAGCTACACCTACCACTTTAACGTGACCGGCCAGAGAGGGACGCTGTGGTGGCACGCTCACATCCTCTGGTTGCGCGCCACCGTGCACGGCGCCATCGTGATCATGCCCGAGCAAGGAGTTCCGTACCCCTTCCCTCAGCCCTACCAAGAAACCGAACTGATCTTAGGTGAGTCGTGGAGAACAGACGCCGAGCGATGATGGGTCGCAGTTGCAGAGAGATTCAACATTTGAGCTTGTGGATTTGTAGGAGAATGGTGGAACGCCGATGTGGAAAAGGTGGAGCAGCAAGGAAACTTACTTGGATTGCCTCCCAACACTTCGGATGCTCATACCATCAATGGGAAGCCAGGGCCTCTCTTCCCATGCCCGGAGAAGCGTAAGAGATCACATTCCTCTGCTTTCACCGACAGAGAAGCACTTGCTGAGCATGATGATGATGTTCCAGATACCTACGCCCTGGAAGTCGAATCGGGCAAGACATACCTCCTCAGGATCATCAACGCTGCCCTCAATGACGACCTCTTCTTCGCGATCGCCGGGCACAGCATGACGGTGGTGGAGATCGACGCAGTTTACTGCAAGCCATTCAACACCAGCGCCCTGGTCATTGCACCAGGTCAAACGACCAACGTCCTCGTTCGAGCCGACCAAGCTCCCGGCAGGTACTTCATGGCGACCAGGTCTTTCATGGACATCCCCATTCCCGTCGACAACAAGACCGCGACGGCGATCCTGCAGTACAGGGGAGTCCCCACGACCGTCGTCCCCGTCATGCCACAGCTGCCTGCGCCAAACGATACCTCGTTCGTCGCCAGCTTCAGCGACCAGCTCAGGAGCCTGAACTCGCCACGATATCCTGCAAGCGTGCCCCTCGACGTCGATCGACGTCTCTTCTACACCATCGGACTCGGGGTGAATCCGTGCCCCACTTGTTTGAACGGCACCAGGCTCACGGCGTCGTTGAACAACATCACTTTCGTGTTGCCCCAAGTCGCGCTGCTCCAAGCGCATTACTACGACATGAAGGGAGTGTTTAGGTTGGACTTCCCCGACAAGCCTCCCACCTCGTTCAATTACACCGGCACGCCCCTCACTGCGAACCTCGGCACATCGCTGGGAACCAGGCTCAGCAGGATCGCCTTCAACTCCACCGTCGAACTGGTGCTGCAAGACACCAACCTCCTCATGGTCGAATCGCACCCCTTCCACCTCCATGGCTACAACTTCTTCGTCGTCGGAACCGGGATCGGAAACTTCGACCCCGCCAAGGACCCGGAAACCTTCAACTTGATCGACCCGCCGGAGAGGAACACGGTCGGAGTTCCCACGGGAGGTTGGACTGCAATCCGATTCAGAGCTGACAATCCAGGTTAGGTTCATGCTTCCTttacatcatcatcgtcatcaccaT of Musa acuminata AAA Group cultivar baxijiao chromosome BXJ2-3, Cavendish_Baxijiao_AAA, whole genome shotgun sequence contains these proteins:
- the LOC135606505 gene encoding laccase-11-like, with translation MGCFHASIVIVLLGFLMLVSVPTEAATKKYQFDVVVSNVSRLCHAKPVVTVNGRLPGPTIYAREGDRLIVNVTNYAQYNMTIHWHGVKQLRNGWADGPAYVTQCPIRSGGSYTYHFNVTGQRGTLWWHAHILWLRATVHGAIVIMPEQGVPYPFPQPYQETELILGEWWNADVEKVEQQGNLLGLPPNTSDAHTINGKPGPLFPCPEKHTYALEVESGKTYLLRIINAALNDDLFFAIAGHSMTVVEIDAVYCKPFNTSALVIAPGQTTNVLVRADQAPGRYFMATRSFMDIPIPVDNKTATAILQYRGVPTTVVPVMPQLPAPNDTSFVASFSDQLRSLNSPRYPASVPLDVDRRLFYTIGLGVNPCPTCLNGTRLTASLNNITFVLPQVALLQAHYYDMKGVFRLDFPDKPPTSFNYTGTPLTANLGTSLGTRLSRIAFNSTVELVLQDTNLLMVESHPFHLHGYNFFVVGTGIGNFDPAKDPETFNLIDPPERNTVGVPTGGWTAIRFRADNPGVWFMHCHLEVHTSWGLKMAFVVENGDGPEESILPPPMDLPPC